The sequence CTTGCCGTGCTCGGCTATGGCTTTCTCGAGCTTGGCTATGTCCACGTTGCCCTTGAAGGGGTGCTGGTTCGTGCGGTCGAACGCCTCGTCTATCACGCAGTCCACCGAGGACGCATTCACGTTGAAGATGTGACCGCGGGTGGTGTCGAAGGGCATGTTGAACGGTATCACGTCCCCCTCCTTCACCAGCGAGCCGAAGACGACGTTCTCCGCGGCGCGACCCTGGTGCACGGGAATCGTGAAGTCGAAGCCGAGGACCTCCTTGACGGCCTTCTTGAGGTTGTAGTAGCTGTCCGCTCCCGCATAAGCCTCGTCGCCCATCATCATGGCCGCCCACTGCTGCTTGCTCATCGCCCCCGTCCCCGAATCGGTGAGAAGATCGATGTAGACGTCGGCGCCCCTGAGGCCGAACATGTTGTACCTAGCCCTCTCCAGGGCCCTCTCTCGCTCCTCCCTGTCAGGGATGCTGACTGGCTCCACCATCTTGATGCGGAAGGGCTCCGGTGGGACCTTCGAAACTCTTGTGCCGCGGATGCTTCCTGCCATGAGAACGCTCCTCCTTTTGATTTGAAGATGAAGCGAATACCTTGACCATGATTTTACACTTTCCAGTGCAAGAATGCAAAATAATCCTCAAAAGAAATGCGAAATAATTATTAGGGGATTCCCTGCGGCCTGCCCTCGGACGACGTCATAATTAGCGGAAAAATGCCGTGTTTGGTGTATAATGAGCGATATTTTTGGAGTCTCAGGAGGTCCGAATGAGATTAGTGCTTTACAATATCAGGTACGGGACCGGGTCCGGCGTGGGCTATCACTTCCCCTTTCCCTACTCTGGCTGCCTTAGAAGGACTGAGGAACGTTATTTCCAAATATCGGAGTACCTGTCGAACCTGAACCCCGACCTTGTCGGCCTGGTGGAGGTCGACGAGGGCTCCTACAGGCAGAACGGCCGCAGCCAGGCGGACTCGTTGGCGTCTCTTATCGGGGGGGAATCGGTCTTTGCCTGCAAGTACGACTCAGGCTCGATAGTATCGAGGGTGCCCCTGCTTAAGTCGCAGGGCAACGCGGTGGTAACGAAGCTGCCAGTGGTGAACAAGAGTGAGCACATGCTGAGCAAGGGCGTAAAGAAAACCCTGCTGGAGGTGGAGTTCGAGGATTTCGCTCTCTTCCTGGCGCACCTCCCGCTGGGGTACACGGCCCGCAAGGTTCAGCTGGAGGAAATAGCCGCACGCTGCATCGATTCAAAAAAACCCGTGATCTTCGCCGGGGACTGCAACACGTACCGTGGAGAGAGCGAGCTTCGTCCATTTTTCCAGATGACGGGCTTTAAAAACGCGAATTACACCAACAGGCCGACCTTCCCAAGCAGCGTCCCGACGCTGGCGCTTGACTTCGTCCTGTACGACCCGAGAATAAGGATGAAGGCGTTCGACGTGCCGTACGTGCGCCTGTCGGATCATCTTCCGCTCGTTTACGACTTTATCGTAGCCTGAGAGGGGGAAAAGGGGTGACGGCTCTGATGCTTCTTTACACGGCCTACGACATCTCCTCCATCGTGATTCGCCTGGTGATGCTCTGCTACATACCCCAGAAGCACACTCCGTCCGCGGCCACGGCGTGGCTGCTGGCCGTGTACTTCTGGCCGTGGCCCGGTTTTCTGCTCTACTCGTTCTTCGGCTCCGCCACTCTGCCGGAGAAGAGGACGGAGCGGCACGAGAAGATGCTTCTCGGCCTCGAGGAGGGCAGGAGATCCTTCCGATGCCTGTTCGACGACGAGGCCCACTGGCTGCCGGAGGACCTGGTACGGTTCGGGGCGCTGGGCAGGAAGCTCGGCGACATGTGCGTCACCAGGGGCAACGAGTTCCTGCTGATCGAGGACGAGAAGGAGTTCATCCGATCCCTGTCCGCCGACATCGACGGGGCGAAGGAGACGGTTCACCTGCTCTTCTACATATTCGCGCGAGACCGGATGACCGAGCCCCTCTTCCGCTCCATCGAGGCGGCCGTCGCGAGAGGGGTCAAGTGCCGTGTGCTGGTGGATGCCCTGGGTGCCAAGTCCTTCCTCAAACGCGACGCGAAGGCCCTGAGGGAGAGAGGCGTGCGGGTAGAGAAGGCCCTGCCCCCCAAGCTCTTTCGCAGGACTCCGACCACCGCCCGCTACGACCTTCGCAACCACCGCAAGATCGCGGTCATAGACGGCTGCGTCGGCTACACCGGCTCTCACAACGTGATAGAGCCGTCCTACGGCGGAAAGGCGGGAGGGCTCGAGTGGAAGGACCTGACCCTGTGTCTCAGGGGGCCGGTCGTGCTTCAGCTCCAGGGGGTCTTCCTCGAGGACTGGTTCGTGGAGACGGGGGAGCTGCTCGAGACCTCGGAGGCCTTCCCCGTCCC comes from Synergistaceae bacterium and encodes:
- the cls gene encoding cardiolipin synthase, with product MLLYTAYDISSIVIRLVMLCYIPQKHTPSAATAWLLAVYFWPWPGFLLYSFFGSATLPEKRTERHEKMLLGLEEGRRSFRCLFDDEAHWLPEDLVRFGALGRKLGDMCVTRGNEFLLIEDEKEFIRSLSADIDGAKETVHLLFYIFARDRMTEPLFRSIEAAVARGVKCRVLVDALGAKSFLKRDAKALRERGVRVEKALPPKLFRRTPTTARYDLRNHRKIAVIDGCVGYTGSHNVIEPSYGGKAGGLEWKDLTLCLRGPVVLQLQGVFLEDWFVETGELLETSEAFPVPELTGDAVVQTVPSGPSYPWQNYQRLVVSALHGARKWVVITTPYLIPDDELLHALETAVLGGVRVQLVIPEKSDQFLVGNAAKAYYGALLDSGVEIYLFSEGILHSKTMTVDHDLAFLGTSNFDIRSFALNFELNLVLYGRGETEAVRKAQHAYIASSRRLTREEWGERPTVVRVIHGITKLFSPLL
- a CDS encoding endonuclease; translated protein: MRLVLYNIRYGTGSGVGYHFPFPYSGCLRRTEERYFQISEYLSNLNPDLVGLVEVDEGSYRQNGRSQADSLASLIGGESVFACKYDSGSIVSRVPLLKSQGNAVVTKLPVVNKSEHMLSKGVKKTLLEVEFEDFALFLAHLPLGYTARKVQLEEIAARCIDSKKPVIFAGDCNTYRGESELRPFFQMTGFKNANYTNRPTFPSSVPTLALDFVLYDPRIRMKAFDVPYVRLSDHLPLVYDFIVA
- a CDS encoding tyrosine phenol-lyase, producing MAGSIRGTRVSKVPPEPFRIKMVEPVSIPDREERERALERARYNMFGLRGADVYIDLLTDSGTGAMSKQQWAAMMMGDEAYAGADSYYNLKKAVKEVLGFDFTIPVHQGRAAENVVFGSLVKEGDVIPFNMPFDTTRGHIFNVNASSVDCVIDEAFDRTNQHPFKGNVDIAKLEKAIAEHGK